From Anaerohalosphaeraceae bacterium, one genomic window encodes:
- a CDS encoding HD domain-containing protein, translating to MGPASNQSLRDDLELMEKHLEKLSTELSQCYEQIMLLYNLSTHMNLDQSCSTYLQLACDQLTQIVPVEGIAIFLEKKIEGGKRLVLSAGSGLLSIEPSTADILQMHLTAELTAGREALLDSQVDGPFKYAWSPRLRNILAVPVGPADRMAGFLVATNIQNKPDFDSTDVKLFHSVASQCAVFIENGRLFNDLKELFIGSLKALTNSIDAKDQYTRGHSERVALIARWTAEQMKEMSPISEEEIHHIYLAGLLHDIGKIGVAESVLRKQGKLTDEERAVILAHPRIGASILSEIPQMRPIVPGVLYHHERYDGQGYPEGLRGPDIPLSARIIALADAFDAMTSRRVYREAMSIRRALTEVEKGSGVQFDPAVVQAFLGSPVENLWKAIQDGFIETWDYSSFEEYGIKAVGALIR from the coding sequence TGGAAAAGCATCTGGAGAAGCTCAGCACGGAGCTGTCCCAATGCTATGAGCAGATTATGCTGCTCTATAACCTCAGTACCCATATGAATCTGGACCAGTCCTGTTCGACCTATCTGCAATTGGCCTGCGACCAGCTGACCCAGATTGTGCCGGTGGAGGGAATTGCTATTTTTCTGGAAAAGAAGATAGAGGGCGGCAAACGTCTGGTTCTCAGTGCCGGCTCGGGGCTTTTGTCAATTGAGCCGTCGACGGCGGATATTCTTCAGATGCATCTGACGGCGGAGCTGACCGCTGGGCGGGAGGCGCTTCTGGACAGCCAGGTGGACGGCCCCTTCAAGTATGCCTGGTCTCCCCGGCTTCGCAATATTCTGGCAGTCCCGGTCGGTCCGGCGGACCGGATGGCCGGATTTCTGGTGGCGACCAATATTCAGAATAAACCCGACTTTGACAGTACGGATGTCAAACTCTTTCATTCCGTAGCCAGCCAGTGCGCTGTTTTTATTGAGAACGGTCGGCTGTTTAACGACCTCAAAGAACTCTTTATCGGTTCTCTGAAGGCTCTGACCAACAGCATTGATGCCAAAGACCAGTACACACGCGGCCATTCCGAACGGGTGGCCCTGATTGCACGCTGGACTGCCGAGCAGATGAAGGAAATGTCTCCAATTTCCGAAGAGGAGATTCACCATATCTATCTGGCCGGACTTCTCCATGACATCGGGAAAATCGGCGTGGCGGAATCCGTTCTGCGGAAACAAGGCAAGTTGACCGATGAAGAACGTGCTGTGATTTTGGCTCATCCGCGAATCGGAGCCTCCATTTTGTCCGAAATTCCTCAGATGCGTCCTATTGTGCCCGGAGTCCTGTATCACCATGAACGATATGACGGACAAGGGTATCCGGAAGGACTCCGGGGGCCGGATATTCCGCTCAGCGCCCGGATTATTGCGCTGGCGGATGCATTTGATGCGATGACATCCCGGCGGGTGTACCGGGAGGCGATGAGCATCCGACGGGCTCTGACGGAGGTCGAAAAGGGCAGCGGTGTTCAGTTTGACCCGGCGGTTGTGCAGGCCTTTCTCGGCAGCCCGGTGGAGAATCTCTGGAAGGCGATTCAGGATGGATTCATTGAAACCTGGGATTACAGCAGTTTTGAAGAATACGGAATCAAGGCGGTTGGAGCACTGATTCGATGA
- a CDS encoding STAS domain-containing protein: MKIEVQIQNQIAILQLQGEFTVESLKSFEEALSSARAAHPRGLLLDMSRVILMDSAALEQLLTLHEECRRQNQPLKLAGLDETCQKILEITRLLPRLDTYADLSEAMKSFV; this comes from the coding sequence ATGAAAATAGAGGTTCAAATTCAAAATCAAATAGCGATTCTTCAGCTTCAGGGAGAATTTACTGTTGAATCCCTAAAGTCCTTCGAAGAGGCGCTCTCCAGCGCCCGTGCGGCGCATCCCCGGGGGCTGCTGCTGGATATGAGCCGGGTGATTTTGATGGACAGTGCCGCTTTGGAGCAGCTGCTGACGCTTCATGAAGAGTGCCGACGGCAGAATCAGCCGCTCAAACTGGCGGGGCTGGATGAAACCTGTCAGAAAATTCTTGAAATTACACGGCTGCTTCCCCGCCTGGATACCTATGCGGATTTGTCGGAGGCAATGAAGAGTTTTGTGTAA
- a CDS encoding ATPase, T2SS/T4P/T4SS family, whose amino-acid sequence MARMMELGTEKRLQLGQLLVQRGIVTPQQIEQALQQQARSGHSRLLGELLVEMNFCSENQIASALAETYGLPYAQITPKLCDPAVVEILPRDFIEEHSVLPLFKVFDTLTVAVSEPANVFLIEEIERLSKCRVQVVCATVKDIQATLQTYMPAANVFVIDEIIDDAALQDFSMIEHLPEDITNLEEIAGQSPVVKLVNYLICSAVHENASDIHIEPDEKKVRVRYRVDGLLYEKMRPPYQMHAAIVSRIKIMAELDIAQRRLPQDGSIHVLMQGRPIDLRVSVMPGTYGEKVVIRIIDTRKILTNLESLGFSYENLKAFKKIIRMPNGIVLVTGPTGSGKNTTLYAALSELNSEQVNICTVEDPVECNIHGVNQFQVNELSKFTFASALRSLLRQDPDIIMVGEIRDEETANIAVQAALTGHLVLSTLHTNDAPGAVTRLLDLGVAPYLVSASLIGVLAQRLVRKICPTCKDQYTPSAGIRRAVEKWVGSLPTFYRGIGCKKCRNTGYIGRIAIHELFIPNDQILEMITQGATLKQLRAAAIQNGMKPLHLDGIEKVAAGITTIDEVLRVANVTMED is encoded by the coding sequence ATGGCCAGAATGATGGAACTCGGTACGGAAAAACGTCTTCAACTCGGCCAGCTTCTGGTGCAGCGGGGGATTGTCACGCCCCAGCAGATTGAACAGGCTCTTCAGCAGCAGGCCCGCAGCGGTCACAGCCGCCTGCTGGGGGAACTGCTGGTGGAGATGAACTTCTGCTCCGAGAATCAAATCGCCTCCGCTCTGGCTGAAACCTATGGGCTTCCGTATGCCCAGATTACCCCCAAGCTGTGTGATCCGGCGGTGGTGGAGATTCTGCCGCGTGACTTTATTGAAGAGCACTCTGTGCTGCCGCTTTTTAAGGTCTTTGACACGCTGACCGTAGCAGTCAGCGAGCCGGCGAACGTCTTTCTCATCGAGGAAATCGAACGGCTCAGCAAGTGCCGCGTTCAGGTGGTTTGTGCCACCGTCAAAGATATTCAGGCCACGCTTCAGACTTATATGCCTGCGGCCAATGTTTTTGTCATTGATGAGATCATCGATGATGCGGCCCTGCAGGATTTTTCGATGATTGAGCACCTTCCGGAGGACATTACCAATCTGGAAGAGATTGCCGGCCAATCGCCGGTTGTCAAGCTGGTTAACTATCTGATTTGCAGTGCTGTACACGAAAATGCCAGCGATATTCATATCGAACCGGACGAAAAGAAGGTTCGCGTTCGCTATCGGGTGGACGGTCTGCTGTATGAAAAGATGCGTCCGCCGTATCAGATGCATGCGGCGATCGTCTCCCGCATCAAGATTATGGCCGAGCTGGACATTGCCCAGCGCCGGCTTCCGCAGGACGGCAGTATTCACGTCCTGATGCAGGGCCGGCCTATCGACCTGCGTGTGTCCGTGATGCCGGGTACATATGGGGAAAAAGTTGTCATCCGAATTATCGACACTCGGAAAATCCTGACCAATCTTGAATCGCTCGGATTTAGTTATGAGAATCTGAAGGCCTTCAAGAAAATTATCCGAATGCCCAACGGGATTGTCCTGGTGACCGGACCGACCGGTTCCGGGAAGAATACCACACTTTACGCGGCTTTGTCGGAATTGAACAGCGAACAAGTGAACATCTGTACGGTAGAGGACCCTGTGGAGTGCAATATCCACGGCGTCAATCAGTTTCAGGTGAATGAATTATCCAAGTTCACCTTTGCCAGTGCTCTGCGGTCGCTGCTGCGTCAGGACCCGGATATTATCATGGTCGGCGAAATTCGGGATGAAGAAACCGCCAACATAGCCGTTCAGGCGGCCCTGACGGGGCATTTGGTTTTGTCAACGCTTCACACAAATGACGCCCCGGGTGCTGTCACGCGTCTTCTGGACCTGGGTGTAGCGCCGTATCTGGTCAGTGCTTCGCTGATTGGGGTGCTGGCGCAGCGTCTTGTCCGGAAAATCTGCCCCACCTGCAAAGACCAGTACACCCCCTCGGCGGGCATACGGCGGGCGGTGGAAAAATGGGTCGGTTCCCTGCCGACGTTTTACCGGGGTATCGGATGCAAGAAATGCCGAAATACCGGCTACATCGGACGAATCGCCATCCATGAATTGTTTATCCCGAATGACCAGATTCTGGAGATGATTACGCAGGGGGCGACGCTCAAGCAGCTGCGGGCGGCCGCTATTCAGAACGGAATGAAGCCGCTGCATCTGGATGGAATCGAGAAGGTGGCGGCCGGCATTACGACTATTGATGAAGTCCTGCGTGTGGCCAACGTGACAATGGAGGATTAA
- a CDS encoding type II secretion system F family protein, translated as MSTAVQNSAVRTSSRTYPNGRKPSRSESSSSNPALSGARVKQTDLILFTTQLSVMLDSGVVLSDAIEAIADQMRPGAFREVTRDLAERLKNGESFSVALGGYPKIFSAMFISMVRASEVSGRMAEMLRVLSGYLTADAETKKQVKSAMIYPIVMLLMAVAATGSLMFFVLPRFTRIYEARGTALPKLTQILVDFSALLGSPLFLASAATLLTVGGFALSAWKQTLSGRKALDWMKVHLPIFGGMYVDTVLTRSMRILATMVNTGVNLLDALDVMKSSCGNYYFQCLWETADRKIRDGYQLSDALMLSPYNGLIASGILQMLRAGEKSGQLGQVCDKISIFLEKKLQNSIRTATSLIEPLMIIIMGAIIGTLAIALLLPVFRISSVISQ; from the coding sequence ATGTCGACGGCTGTTCAGAATTCTGCTGTCCGAACGTCTTCGAGGACGTATCCGAACGGCCGAAAACCCTCTCGTTCGGAATCGTCTTCCTCCAATCCGGCCTTGTCGGGAGCAAGGGTCAAACAGACCGATTTGATTCTGTTTACCACTCAATTGTCTGTGATGCTGGACAGCGGTGTGGTGCTCAGCGATGCCATCGAGGCGATTGCGGACCAGATGCGCCCCGGCGCATTTCGAGAGGTAACGCGTGATTTAGCGGAGCGTCTTAAGAACGGAGAAAGTTTTTCTGTGGCTTTGGGGGGTTATCCGAAGATTTTCAGCGCGATGTTTATCAGTATGGTCCGGGCTTCCGAAGTTTCCGGCAGGATGGCGGAGATGCTTCGGGTGCTCAGCGGCTATCTGACGGCGGATGCGGAGACAAAAAAACAGGTCAAAAGTGCGATGATTTATCCGATTGTGATGCTGCTGATGGCCGTGGCGGCTACCGGTTCATTGATGTTCTTTGTACTGCCAAGATTTACGCGCATTTATGAAGCGCGCGGCACGGCCCTGCCCAAACTGACCCAGATTCTGGTAGACTTTAGTGCTTTGCTCGGCAGTCCGCTCTTTTTGGCGTCAGCGGCCACGCTGCTGACGGTTGGAGGATTTGCTCTTTCGGCCTGGAAACAGACTCTCTCCGGACGCAAAGCGCTGGACTGGATGAAAGTTCATCTTCCGATTTTCGGCGGAATGTATGTTGATACCGTTTTGACCCGTTCAATGCGAATTCTGGCGACAATGGTCAATACCGGTGTGAATCTCCTCGATGCCCTTGACGTGATGAAAAGTTCCTGCGGCAATTATTATTTTCAGTGTCTGTGGGAAACGGCGGACCGGAAAATCCGCGACGGCTATCAGCTGTCGGATGCTCTGATGCTTTCGCCGTATAATGGGCTGATTGCCTCCGGGATTCTTCAGATGCTCCGAGCGGGGGAAAAATCCGGACAGCTCGGTCAGGTCTGCGACAAAATTTCCATTTTTCTTGAAAAGAAACTTCAAAACTCTATCCGAACAGCCACTTCGTTGATTGAACCGCTGATGATTATCATTATGGGAGCGATCATCGGCACGCTGGCTATCGCCCTTTTGCTGCCGGTGTTCCGGATTTCCAGCGTCATTTCTCAGTAA